A genomic region of Nitrososphaerota archaeon contains the following coding sequences:
- a CDS encoding phosphoribosylformylglycinamidine cyclo-ligase — MKPKSYAEAGVDVAEIKRRHKDLAKIFSSTFRFRRGKVGSVYCGIGHYAGLVDLGDGRLLATHIDGVGTKVIVAQMLGRYDTVGIDCVAMNVNDIICVGAEPIAFLDYLALKKPDQHLVQQIAEGVAKGAALAGVAVVGGETAILPDLLAGGEETFDLAGAAIGVVEKSKVVTGEKIKDGDVVIGVGSSGIHSNGLTLARKLLLTKYGLDEVVEPLDRSLGEELLEPTLIYVKPVLEILRKDIYVSGLAHITGGAFSKLTRLTKGSNLGFTLDDLPEPQPIFKLIQKEGDLSDEEMYRTFNMGVGYCVVTSPDYVEDVEKIFKRHGFKAKPIGRVVKGKGVEVKGVRIT; from the coding sequence ATGAAGCCTAAATCATATGCCGAGGCTGGTGTAGATGTAGCGGAGATAAAGCGTAGACACAAAGATCTAGCAAAGATCTTCTCCTCCACCTTCAGGTTCAGAAGGGGGAAGGTTGGTTCTGTCTACTGCGGGATAGGGCATTATGCTGGGTTGGTCGATCTAGGGGACGGTAGGCTGCTAGCCACACACATCGATGGTGTCGGGACTAAGGTTATCGTAGCACAGATGCTTGGAAGATATGATACGGTAGGCATAGACTGCGTGGCTATGAATGTGAACGACATAATCTGCGTGGGCGCCGAGCCCATAGCCTTCCTCGACTACCTAGCCCTAAAGAAGCCAGATCAGCACCTTGTCCAGCAGATAGCTGAGGGTGTAGCGAAAGGGGCAGCTCTAGCTGGCGTGGCTGTGGTAGGCGGGGAGACCGCTATTCTACCCGATCTCTTAGCGGGTGGCGAAGAAACCTTCGATTTAGCGGGTGCAGCCATAGGTGTAGTTGAAAAGAGTAAGGTCGTGACGGGTGAAAAGATAAAGGATGGTGATGTGGTGATAGGCGTAGGCAGCTCAGGCATACACTCCAACGGACTAACATTAGCGCGCAAGCTCCTCCTAACCAAATATGGTCTAGATGAGGTGGTTGAGCCGCTTGACCGCAGCCTGGGCGAGGAGCTGCTCGAACCCACCCTAATCTACGTCAAACCCGTCCTCGAAATATTAAGGAAGGATATCTATGTTTCTGGTTTGGCGCATATCACAGGAGGAGCCTTCTCTAAACTTACCCGCTTAACCAAGGGTTCAAATCTAGGCTTTACGTTAGATGATTTGCCGGAGCCTCAACCCATCTTCAAGCTGATACAGAAGGAGGGTGACTTGTCTGACGAAGAGATGTATCGCACATTCAACATGGGTGTGGGTTACTGTGTTGTGACGAGCCCAGACTATGTGGAGGATGTTGAGAAGATCTTCAAGAGGCACGGCTTCAAAGCAAAACCAATAGGTAGAGTAGTAAAGGGGAAAGGGGTTGAGGTTAAGGGGGTTCGGATCACCTAG
- a CDS encoding methylenetetrahydromethanopterin dehydrogenase (catalyzes the reduction of methenyl-tetrahydromethanopterin to methylene-tetrahydromethanopterin) — protein sequence MLKIVFAKIGMIGITPMIEGLFDERAVRKDIVVRSVYSGCRMETSDAREVLEIALALKPHLLIFVTPYLQGEGPMAGVEMLCVSKVPACIVSNTATKEVLSKLEENSIGYIIVDADPMIGAKKEFLDPVEMCLFNSDIIRVLALTGVYRAIQIEVDKMIEALKQGLKPQPPKLILDKEKALAYAGYHNPYAASKAMAAYEASRLVAELSTRGCYAVKELGRALHYVSASHEVMRFAACMVDEAREMEKKIDTVERLIHISDGSVIRRVRLLEGV from the coding sequence TTGCTAAAGATCGTCTTTGCTAAGATAGGTATGATAGGCATAACACCTATGATCGAGGGGTTATTTGACGAGCGGGCTGTGCGTAAAGATATCGTGGTCAGATCGGTTTATTCAGGTTGCAGAATGGAAACCTCTGACGCTAGAGAAGTTTTAGAGATAGCTTTAGCCCTTAAGCCGCACCTCCTCATCTTCGTAACACCTTATCTGCAAGGCGAGGGACCTATGGCTGGTGTTGAGATGCTCTGTGTCAGCAAGGTGCCCGCTTGCATAGTGAGCAATACAGCCACCAAGGAAGTCTTGAGTAAGCTGGAGGAGAATAGTATAGGCTACATTATAGTTGATGCTGACCCGATGATAGGTGCAAAAAAAGAGTTTCTCGACCCGGTTGAGATGTGCCTATTCAACAGCGACATAATAAGGGTCCTAGCTCTAACAGGTGTGTATAGGGCTATTCAGATAGAGGTTGATAAGATGATCGAAGCGCTTAAACAGGGTCTTAAACCGCAGCCTCCGAAACTCATCTTAGATAAAGAGAAGGCTCTGGCTTACGCTGGCTACCACAACCCCTACGCAGCATCTAAGGCGATGGCTGCATATGAGGCGTCCAGGCTTGTTGCTGAGTTATCTACTCGAGGGTGCTACGCGGTCAAGGAGCTTGGTAGGGCTCTTCACTATGTGTCTGCTTCGCACGAGGTTATGCGGTTCGCTGCTTGTATGGTTGACGAAGCGAGGGAGATGGAGAAGAAGATCGATACTGTAGAGCGGCTGATACATATCTCTGATGGTTCAGTTATTAGGAGAGTGAGGCTTCTAGAGGGTGTTTAG
- a CDS encoding bifunctional methylenetetrahydrofolate dehydrogenase/methenyltetrahydrofolate cyclohydrolase: MVKILDGKERSKEVRSRLSKEVAELRDCGVVPTIALIHIGDLGGAAGYVKRKAEACRSIGIEAKVLSLPEQTDFNTLKSVIQSLNGDQRVHGILLQLPIPQNIDEQEALDLISAEKDVDGSSSSSLGLLLAGKEGFVSAGALAALDLAKLAGFDFKGSTVHILGDSVILGRPFAAIALNLGAEVKLNPKDVTTVPKDLCDADLLLVDVAKPKLIKSEHIKQGAVIIDAGNNYLDGKIVGDVDFEDACKKASAITPVPGGLGPMLITMLMSNLIKAAKRLRSKL, from the coding sequence TTGGTAAAGATACTTGATGGAAAAGAGCGTTCAAAAGAGGTTCGGAGCAGACTCTCTAAAGAGGTTGCTGAGCTGAGGGATTGTGGCGTTGTGCCTACAATAGCCCTAATACACATAGGGGATCTAGGTGGCGCAGCCGGATATGTGAAGCGGAAGGCAGAAGCCTGCAGGAGCATAGGTATAGAGGCTAAGGTGCTCTCCCTACCCGAGCAAACAGATTTCAACACGCTAAAATCGGTTATACAGTCTCTAAACGGGGATCAGAGGGTACACGGCATCCTACTACAGCTCCCCATTCCACAAAACATCGATGAGCAAGAGGCTCTAGATCTGATATCTGCTGAGAAGGATGTAGACGGCTCCTCCTCCTCAAGCCTAGGTCTACTACTCGCCGGTAAAGAGGGCTTCGTCTCAGCAGGCGCTTTAGCAGCGCTAGATCTAGCCAAACTTGCCGGTTTCGACTTCAAGGGGAGTACGGTGCACATCTTAGGTGATAGCGTGATCTTAGGCAGACCATTTGCAGCCATAGCCCTAAACCTCGGCGCCGAAGTTAAGCTCAACCCCAAGGATGTGACCACAGTTCCGAAAGATTTGTGTGATGCAGATCTTCTTCTGGTCGATGTTGCTAAGCCGAAGCTGATTAAAAGCGAGCATATAAAGCAAGGCGCTGTTATAATCGATGCTGGAAACAACTATCTTGATGGTAAGATTGTGGGGGATGTGGACTTTGAAGATGCTTGTAAGAAGGCTTCGGCCATAACCCCTGTGCCGGGCGGGCTTGGACCTATGTTGATTACGATGCTGATGAGCAACTTGATAAAGGCCGCAAAGCGCCTTAGATCAAAACTGTAA